In one window of Paraburkholderia phymatum STM815 DNA:
- the glnE gene encoding bifunctional [glutamate--ammonia ligase]-adenylyl-L-tyrosine phosphorylase/[glutamate--ammonia-ligase] adenylyltransferase, with amino-acid sequence MTEPSLLSSSYSHYASRAYAAQPDLAFRVAALAAAPITRERIDERLDALLNALRATPDAPLSEDALKKALRQLRAEVFCAVMERDLSRAADVAEVTGTMTDLAEATVQRAMAVVSADLEALYGEPRGSQGERLSLGVVGMGKLGGRELNVSSDIDLIFVYEDDGETTGGQRSSIATQDFFTRLGKRLIAALAEVTADGYVFRVDMRLRPNGDSGPLVCSLGMLEEYFYVQGREWERYAWIKGRLVSEHVTDSARRLSRQLDAIVKPFIYRRYLDFGVISAIRSLHLQIRQEAQRRASMRPDKADDIKLGRGGIREIEFSAQVFQLIRGGQDAGFRVRPTLAVLRHAAARGLVSPGVCADLTSAYLFLRDLEHRLQYRNDAQTHAMPVDPAERAHLAQAMGFDDYASLMAKLETHRELVEQQFDQIFADKVSGQRGCGAREDGAAVWVWSSALADDSADDALAARLVELGVERPADLLARLKAVWHSSRYAGLAESSRQRFDIVAQRALEAAHTLEPAERRGDILARLFDLLEAIGRRGAYLALLTEYPQALHRVLSVLGASRWAAGYLIRHPQLLDELLDDEAMASPFDWPEFKRTLRARLAAADGVEHQMDLLRHAHQAEVFRILLIDLAGKLSVEHVSDRLSELADAVLDVTVEAVWNQLAKRHREVPRFAIIAYGKLGGKELGYASDLDLIFLYDDADDNASDIYATFTRRLITWLTTATGAGTLFDVDLRLRPNGESGLLVTDLHAFRRYQLREGDAANTAWVWEHQALTRARYCAGDPAIGAQFEAIREQVLTTPRDAATLSAEIVDMRRRVEEGHPNRTELFDLKHDRGGMVDIEFAVQYWVLLHAARDPELIRNTGNIALLREVSRFGLMSGEEADTVGAAYRTYRKLQHKLRLDGMEKARVEPQTVEKEREAVLRLWRRVFG; translated from the coding sequence ATGACCGAACCATCCCTGTTGAGTTCCAGCTATTCGCACTATGCATCACGCGCCTACGCGGCGCAGCCCGACCTGGCGTTCCGCGTGGCGGCGCTGGCGGCGGCGCCCATCACCCGCGAGCGCATCGACGAACGGCTCGATGCGCTGCTCAATGCGTTGCGCGCGACACCTGACGCGCCCCTCTCTGAAGACGCGCTGAAAAAGGCGCTGCGCCAGCTTCGCGCGGAAGTGTTCTGTGCGGTGATGGAGCGCGACCTGTCCCGTGCGGCCGACGTCGCCGAAGTGACGGGCACGATGACCGACCTGGCGGAAGCGACGGTTCAGCGCGCGATGGCCGTGGTTTCCGCCGATCTCGAGGCGCTGTATGGCGAGCCGCGCGGCTCGCAGGGCGAACGGCTGTCGCTGGGCGTAGTCGGCATGGGCAAGCTGGGCGGGCGCGAGCTGAACGTGTCGTCGGATATCGATCTGATCTTCGTCTACGAGGACGATGGCGAAACGACGGGCGGCCAGCGGTCGTCCATCGCGACGCAGGATTTCTTCACACGGCTCGGCAAGCGGCTGATTGCGGCGCTCGCCGAAGTCACGGCGGACGGCTACGTGTTTCGTGTCGACATGCGGCTGCGGCCGAACGGCGATTCAGGGCCGCTCGTGTGCAGTCTCGGGATGCTGGAAGAATATTTCTACGTGCAGGGCCGCGAGTGGGAGCGCTACGCGTGGATCAAAGGCCGGCTCGTGTCCGAGCACGTCACCGATTCGGCACGACGCCTGTCCAGGCAGCTCGATGCGATCGTGAAGCCGTTCATCTACCGGCGCTATCTGGACTTCGGCGTGATCAGCGCGATCCGCTCGCTGCATCTGCAGATTCGCCAGGAAGCGCAGCGGCGTGCGTCGATGCGCCCCGACAAGGCCGACGACATCAAACTCGGCCGCGGCGGCATCCGCGAAATCGAATTCAGCGCGCAGGTGTTCCAGTTGATCCGCGGCGGCCAGGACGCGGGCTTTCGCGTGCGACCGACGCTCGCCGTGCTGCGCCATGCGGCCGCTCGCGGGCTCGTGTCGCCCGGCGTGTGTGCAGATCTGACGAGCGCCTATCTGTTCCTGCGCGATCTCGAACACCGTCTGCAATATAGAAACGACGCGCAGACCCACGCGATGCCCGTCGATCCCGCCGAGCGCGCGCATCTCGCACAGGCGATGGGCTTCGACGACTACGCGTCGCTGATGGCGAAGCTCGAAACGCACCGCGAACTCGTCGAGCAGCAGTTCGACCAGATCTTCGCCGACAAGGTGAGCGGGCAGCGCGGCTGCGGCGCGCGCGAAGACGGCGCGGCCGTATGGGTGTGGAGCAGCGCGCTCGCCGACGACAGCGCCGACGACGCGCTGGCGGCACGGCTCGTCGAGCTGGGCGTCGAACGCCCCGCTGATCTGCTCGCGCGCCTGAAGGCCGTATGGCACTCGTCGCGCTATGCGGGTCTCGCCGAAAGCAGCCGCCAGCGCTTCGACATCGTCGCGCAGCGTGCGCTCGAGGCCGCGCATACGCTGGAGCCCGCCGAGCGGCGCGGCGATATTCTGGCGCGCCTGTTCGATCTGCTCGAAGCCATCGGGCGGCGCGGCGCCTATCTCGCGCTGCTGACCGAGTATCCGCAGGCGCTGCATCGCGTGCTGTCGGTGCTCGGCGCGTCGCGCTGGGCGGCCGGGTATCTGATCCGCCATCCGCAATTGCTCGACGAACTGCTCGACGACGAAGCGATGGCCAGTCCGTTCGACTGGCCGGAGTTCAAGCGCACGCTGCGTGCGCGGCTCGCGGCGGCCGACGGCGTCGAACATCAGATGGATCTGCTGCGGCACGCGCATCAGGCCGAAGTGTTCCGCATTCTGCTGATCGATCTGGCCGGCAAGCTGAGCGTCGAACATGTCAGCGACCGGCTCTCCGAACTCGCCGACGCTGTGCTTGACGTGACGGTCGAAGCCGTCTGGAACCAGCTCGCGAAGCGCCACCGCGAGGTGCCGCGCTTTGCGATCATCGCGTACGGCAAGTTGGGCGGAAAGGAACTCGGCTATGCGTCGGACCTGGATCTGATCTTCCTGTACGACGACGCGGACGACAACGCATCCGACATTTACGCGACCTTCACCCGCCGTCTGATCACGTGGCTCACGACGGCGACGGGCGCGGGCACGCTGTTCGACGTGGACCTGCGGCTGCGCCCGAACGGCGAGTCGGGCCTGCTCGTGACCGACCTCCACGCGTTTCGCCGCTACCAGTTGCGTGAGGGCGATGCGGCCAATACGGCGTGGGTCTGGGAGCATCAGGCGTTGACGCGGGCGCGCTATTGCGCTGGCGATCCCGCCATCGGCGCGCAGTTCGAGGCGATTCGCGAACAGGTGCTGACGACGCCGCGCGACGCGGCCACGCTTTCCGCCGAGATCGTCGACATGCGGCGGCGTGTCGAAGAAGGGCACCCGAACCGCACCGAGCTGTTCGACCTGAAGCACGACCGCGGCGGCATGGTCGACATCGAGTTTGCCGTGCAGTACTGGGTGCTGCTGCATGCGGCGCGCGATCCCGAACTGATCCGCAACACGGGCAATATCGCGCTGCTGCGCGAGGTGTCGCGCTTCGGGCTGATGAGCGGCGAGGAGGCGGATACGGTGGGCGCGGCTTACCGGACCTATCGGAAGCTCCAGCACAAGCTGCGGCTGGACGGCATGGAGAAGGCGCGGGTCGAGCCGCAGACGGTGGAGAAGGAGCGCGAAGCCGTGCTGCGTCTGTGGCGGCGCGTGTTCGGCTAA
- a CDS encoding YhdP family phospholipid transporter, protein MSERNSSADPTEAGRVKPVGGSDHAVLRHTLRVLLGIALFLYFVVVLAVLGLRYVVLPRVDSFRPQIESAVSEKIHAQLRIGKIAPHWTGFQPGIEVTDVTITNREGKVALTIPHASATVSWSSIWKLAPILSSVIVDKPDLLIERERDGSLTVAGVMVPTTHSGNDTFSTWLLRQQAMILRGGTLRWHDARRDAPEIALQDIRLAILSDGYDHRLALQAPPDGKVLFGPLDFRASFRHARLAAMGKPVNWTGEAYISTGSVDLPMLARYIDFPIETYAGRVANKIWLQFAQGHVRSASGEASGNNIALRVKPTQPKLDVPVAQFSWAVAHDGDEWTLDLDDLRAEFGQPPLDDGTPVARILALRTLSSRYRVPSVQHGQLISISGDRVDLGILAEFSRALPLPKRLLNSLVRFNPRGLVANYTIEVERGKPDSGEAATEHRAPGAEPIVHYRFKADLQGISVAAQEPPPGLTARNHPRAGIPGVENLWGSVDADEKHGTIAIDTANAALTLPGVFDDPRLTFDHLSGKGAWTIASTVEPGQRHKAFKVDVSELKVSNVDTAARATASYSNVGSGRGSLDLKADFERAQVTRITRYLPTSISERLRIYLTHGLQAGMSHGATIEIHGNLEKFPYSRDPSAGVFEIVAPFKGGRFDPSPYPPRTMKNGTPSVWPALDGIDGTFQLKEQLLRFDVDRAHYKGVALDKVTGKIDDMGNRASSLVITGDGHGPLADMLDYVNNSALGGLAKHQTEKLHADGPAALALKLTVPRNPPTPPGVAPPKTHVAVEGSLAFENDRLAMDNVPPLSQLRGKVSFTDHTAQIDGLSGQFMGGDVHAKGELNQKGAYALDLSGHFAVDAARDLNLRGLPAQVLTRMNGSAPYDISVHGAKGGLPEVAVHSDLTDLALDLPAPFNKPIGTPMPLAFTFKPTVGSASAVANNGSATGSDDSANHGGLQRADLTFGPIAATYLVRRAPGQAPEVVRGAIGVNRTTDLPSEGVIAAVDIDALDADAWRALFLQMRKANEGVAPVPPSATAAQFMPNRFAIHIGTLTLLKRHWESVVVGASHIDKQWQANIASNQVSGHVSWLPGAQPGSPGTLQARLARLVIPSATENDLLGPAINQPAQNIPSIDLVVNELIVRERNLGKLEVNAHNFQDNGTPVWQLDSLEINNPAALLKATANWRTGRNYGPNQDDEAERSTELDFKLDIKDAGLLLERAGLPRTLKAGEGSLSGQLGWRGGPTKPDYPTLNGNLAVDLRHGQILKVDPGVAKLLGVLSLQSLARYASMNFRDVIGEGLPFEHVTGTAQIVNGIGSTNNFEMVTAPARAEMKGTVDLAHETQNLNVHIVPTVSAGTGVVVAAVINPLLGLAALIGDLALSQSIEHAFARDYAITGSWAKPHVERVHGDSGNMNAPAAIAAPN, encoded by the coding sequence ATGTCCGAGCGAAACTCATCCGCCGACCCGACCGAAGCCGGACGCGTCAAGCCCGTAGGCGGAAGCGATCATGCAGTGCTGCGTCACACGCTGCGCGTCCTGCTCGGCATTGCGCTGTTCCTCTACTTCGTCGTCGTGCTGGCCGTCCTCGGCCTGCGCTATGTCGTGCTGCCGCGCGTCGATTCGTTCCGCCCGCAAATCGAATCGGCCGTCTCCGAAAAGATTCACGCGCAACTCAGAATCGGCAAAATCGCGCCGCACTGGACGGGTTTCCAGCCGGGTATCGAAGTCACCGACGTCACTATCACCAACCGCGAAGGCAAAGTCGCGCTGACCATTCCGCATGCGAGCGCAACGGTGTCGTGGTCCTCCATCTGGAAGCTCGCCCCCATCCTGTCGAGCGTGATCGTCGACAAGCCGGACCTGCTGATCGAACGCGAAAGGGACGGCTCGCTGACCGTCGCGGGTGTGATGGTGCCGACCACTCACTCGGGCAACGATACGTTCAGCACCTGGCTGCTGCGCCAGCAGGCGATGATCCTGCGCGGCGGCACCCTGCGCTGGCACGACGCGCGCCGCGACGCGCCCGAGATCGCGCTGCAGGACATCCGCCTCGCCATTCTCAGCGACGGCTACGATCACCGGCTCGCGCTGCAGGCGCCGCCTGACGGCAAGGTGCTGTTCGGGCCGCTCGACTTCCGCGCGTCCTTCCGGCACGCGCGGCTCGCGGCGATGGGCAAGCCGGTCAACTGGACAGGCGAGGCTTATATATCGACGGGCTCGGTCGACCTTCCGATGCTCGCCCGCTACATCGACTTCCCGATCGAAACCTACGCGGGGCGCGTCGCCAACAAGATCTGGCTGCAGTTTGCGCAAGGCCACGTGCGCTCGGCGTCGGGCGAAGCGTCGGGCAACAATATCGCGCTACGCGTGAAGCCGACGCAGCCGAAGCTCGACGTCCCCGTCGCGCAGTTTTCGTGGGCCGTCGCGCACGACGGCGACGAGTGGACGCTCGACCTCGACGATCTGCGCGCCGAATTCGGCCAGCCGCCGCTCGACGACGGCACGCCCGTCGCCCGCATCCTCGCGCTTCGTACGCTGTCGAGCCGTTACCGGGTGCCGAGCGTGCAGCATGGCCAGTTGATCAGCATCTCTGGCGACCGGGTCGATCTCGGCATCCTGGCCGAGTTCAGCCGCGCGCTGCCGCTGCCGAAGCGGCTGCTGAACAGCCTTGTGCGGTTCAACCCGCGCGGCCTCGTCGCGAACTACACGATCGAAGTCGAACGTGGCAAGCCGGATTCCGGCGAGGCGGCCACGGAACACCGCGCGCCAGGCGCGGAGCCGATCGTCCACTATCGCTTCAAGGCCGATCTGCAAGGCATCAGTGTGGCCGCCCAGGAGCCGCCGCCGGGACTGACGGCGCGCAACCACCCGCGCGCGGGTATTCCAGGCGTGGAGAATCTGTGGGGCAGCGTCGATGCCGACGAAAAACACGGCACGATAGCCATCGACACGGCCAACGCCGCGCTCACGCTGCCCGGCGTGTTCGACGATCCGCGACTCACTTTCGACCATCTGAGCGGCAAAGGCGCGTGGACGATCGCGTCGACGGTCGAGCCCGGCCAGCGGCACAAGGCGTTCAAGGTCGATGTGTCGGAACTGAAGGTGTCGAATGTGGATACGGCCGCGCGGGCGACGGCCAGCTATTCGAACGTCGGCAGCGGGCGCGGCTCGCTCGATCTGAAAGCCGACTTCGAGCGCGCGCAGGTCACGCGCATCACGCGCTATCTGCCCACCAGCATCAGCGAAAGGCTGCGTATCTATCTGACGCACGGGTTGCAGGCAGGCATGTCCCACGGCGCCACGATCGAAATTCACGGCAACCTCGAGAAATTCCCGTATTCGCGCGATCCGAGCGCGGGCGTGTTCGAAATCGTCGCGCCGTTCAAGGGCGGCCGCTTCGATCCGTCGCCCTACCCGCCTCGCACGATGAAAAACGGCACGCCGAGCGTGTGGCCTGCGCTTGACGGCATCGACGGGACGTTCCAGTTGAAGGAGCAGTTGCTGCGTTTCGATGTCGACCGCGCACACTACAAGGGCGTCGCGCTCGACAAGGTGACGGGCAAGATCGACGACATGGGTAACCGGGCGTCGAGCCTCGTGATTACGGGCGACGGACACGGGCCGCTCGCCGACATGCTCGACTACGTGAACAACAGCGCGCTCGGCGGGCTGGCCAAGCATCAGACGGAGAAGCTGCACGCCGACGGACCCGCAGCGCTCGCGCTGAAGCTGACGGTGCCGCGCAATCCGCCCACGCCGCCTGGCGTCGCGCCGCCGAAGACACATGTGGCCGTCGAGGGTTCACTGGCGTTCGAGAATGACCGGCTCGCAATGGACAACGTCCCGCCGCTGTCGCAACTGCGCGGCAAGGTCAGCTTTACCGACCATACGGCGCAGATCGACGGGCTGTCGGGACAGTTTATGGGCGGCGACGTACACGCGAAGGGCGAGCTGAACCAGAAAGGCGCGTATGCGCTCGACCTGTCCGGCCACTTCGCCGTCGACGCCGCGCGCGACCTGAATCTGCGCGGCCTGCCCGCCCAGGTGCTGACCAGGATGAATGGTAGCGCGCCCTATGACATCAGCGTGCACGGCGCGAAGGGCGGTTTGCCCGAGGTCGCCGTCCATTCCGACCTGACGGACCTCGCGCTCGATCTGCCTGCGCCCTTCAACAAGCCGATCGGCACGCCGATGCCGCTCGCTTTCACGTTCAAACCGACCGTCGGCAGCGCAAGTGCGGTCGCGAACAACGGCTCGGCCACGGGCAGCGACGACAGCGCGAACCACGGCGGCCTGCAACGCGCCGACCTCACCTTCGGCCCCATCGCGGCCACGTATCTCGTGCGACGCGCGCCCGGCCAGGCGCCCGAAGTCGTGCGCGGCGCGATCGGCGTGAACCGGACCACCGACCTGCCGTCGGAAGGCGTGATTGCCGCCGTCGACATCGACGCACTCGACGCCGACGCATGGCGCGCGCTCTTCCTGCAGATGCGCAAGGCCAATGAAGGCGTCGCGCCCGTGCCGCCCAGCGCGACGGCCGCGCAGTTCATGCCGAACCGCTTCGCCATCCACATCGGCACGCTGACGCTGCTCAAGCGTCACTGGGAAAGCGTGGTGGTCGGCGCGTCCCACATCGACAAGCAGTGGCAGGCGAACATCGCGTCGAACCAGGTGTCGGGGCACGTGTCGTGGCTGCCGGGCGCGCAGCCGGGTTCGCCAGGCACGCTGCAGGCGCGGCTCGCGAGGCTCGTGATTCCATCGGCGACCGAGAACGATCTGCTCGGCCCGGCGATCAACCAACCGGCGCAGAACATTCCGTCGATCGATCTCGTCGTGAACGAACTGATCGTGCGTGAGCGCAATCTCGGCAAGCTCGAAGTGAATGCGCATAATTTCCAGGACAACGGCACACCCGTCTGGCAGCTCGATTCGCTGGAAATCAACAACCCGGCCGCCTTGCTGAAAGCGACGGCCAACTGGCGCACGGGCCGCAACTACGGCCCGAATCAGGACGACGAAGCCGAGCGCAGCACCGAGCTCGATTTCAAGCTGGACATCAAGGACGCCGGACTGCTGCTCGAACGCGCCGGCCTGCCGCGCACCCTGAAAGCAGGCGAAGGGTCGCTGTCGGGGCAACTCGGCTGGCGCGGCGGTCCCACCAAGCCGGACTATCCGACGCTCAACGGCAATCTCGCCGTCGACCTGCGGCACGGTCAGATTCTCAAAGTCGATCCCGGCGTCGCAAAGCTGCTCGGCGTGCTGAGCCTGCAAAGCCTCGCGCGCTACGCGTCGATGAATTTCCGCGACGTGATCGGCGAAGGGCTGCCGTTCGAGCACGTGACGGGCACCGCGCAAATCGTGAACGGCATCGGCTCCACGAACAACTTCGAGATGGTGACGGCGCCCGCGCGCGCCGAGATGAAAGGCACCGTCGATCTGGCTCATGAAACGCAGAACCTGAACGTGCATATCGTGCCCACCGTGAGCGCGGGCACGGGTGTCGTCGTCGCGGCCGTGATCAATCCGCTGCTCGGGCTCGCGGCGCTGATCGGCGATCTCGCGCTATCGCAGTCGATCGAACATGCGTTCGCGCGCGATTACGCGATCACGGGTTCCTGGGCTAAACCGCACGTCGAGCGGGTCCACGGAGATAGCGGTAATATGAACGCGCCGGCTGCCATCGCGGCACCGAACTGA